A portion of the Chondrinema litorale genome contains these proteins:
- a CDS encoding nicotinate phosphoribosyltransferase, protein MHLNKDLYKSSLALLTDLYQITMAYGYWKSGTTEKEAVFNLYFRKNPFQGGYAIACGLDYVIDYLESFRFDKSDLDYLATIKGNDGNQLFDTAFLDYLAEMRFSCDIDAVPEGTVIFPNEPLVRIKGPLFQCQMIETPLLNIINFQTLVATKASRLHIAAKGDPVLEFGMRRAQGIDGSLAASRAAYIGGCSATSNVLAGKLFGIPVKGTHAHSWIMSFDSEDEAFDRYAEAMPNNCIFLVDTYNTIEGIKKAIETGKKLRAKGFEMAGIRLDSGDLAYLSIEARKLLDEGGFPNATVVASNDLDEHIIASLKNQQDAKVNVWGVGTKLATAYDQPALGGVYKISAIRNDNGEWDYKVKISEQAIKTSNPGIQQVKRYYNNGEMIADMIYNEANKPVGEPVIIDPMDATRRKKIPDGTTCKELLVPVFKKGENIYEKPQINHIKEFVQQELKTLHRSIKRFANPHQYPVGLEKSLFDLKNELILKFRGNA, encoded by the coding sequence ATGCATTTAAATAAAGACCTTTATAAATCTTCTTTGGCTCTGCTAACAGATTTATATCAAATTACAATGGCTTATGGCTATTGGAAAAGTGGCACTACAGAAAAAGAAGCAGTTTTCAATTTATATTTTAGAAAAAATCCATTCCAAGGTGGTTATGCTATAGCTTGTGGTCTTGATTATGTGATTGATTATCTGGAAAGTTTCAGGTTCGATAAAAGCGATCTTGATTATCTAGCTACAATCAAAGGTAATGATGGTAATCAACTATTTGATACAGCTTTTTTAGATTATCTAGCTGAAATGCGTTTCTCTTGCGATATCGATGCTGTACCAGAAGGAACAGTTATTTTTCCCAACGAGCCGTTGGTAAGAATTAAAGGCCCTTTGTTTCAATGCCAAATGATTGAAACACCTTTATTAAACATTATCAACTTTCAAACACTTGTAGCAACTAAAGCATCTAGACTACACATAGCAGCTAAGGGTGATCCTGTACTTGAATTTGGTATGCGCCGTGCACAAGGTATAGATGGTTCGCTAGCTGCATCAAGAGCTGCATATATCGGAGGTTGTAGTGCTACATCAAATGTTTTAGCTGGTAAATTATTTGGCATTCCGGTAAAAGGAACCCATGCCCATAGTTGGATTATGTCTTTCGACTCAGAAGACGAGGCTTTTGATAGATATGCAGAAGCAATGCCGAATAACTGTATTTTTCTAGTAGATACTTACAATACCATAGAAGGTATTAAAAAAGCCATTGAAACGGGTAAAAAGTTAAGAGCCAAAGGATTTGAAATGGCGGGTATCAGGTTAGACTCTGGTGACTTGGCTTATTTAAGTATAGAAGCAAGAAAACTACTTGACGAAGGGGGGTTCCCTAATGCAACGGTAGTTGCCAGTAACGATTTGGATGAGCACATTATCGCCAGTTTGAAAAACCAACAGGATGCAAAAGTAAATGTATGGGGTGTTGGTACTAAACTCGCTACAGCATACGATCAACCTGCTTTGGGTGGTGTTTACAAAATTTCTGCAATTAGAAATGATAATGGCGAATGGGATTACAAAGTAAAAATCTCTGAACAAGCCATTAAAACATCGAATCCGGGGATTCAGCAAGTGAAGAGATATTATAACAATGGAGAAATGATTGCTGATATGATTTACAATGAAGCGAATAAACCAGTAGGTGAACCAGTAATTATAGATCCAATGGATGCTACCAGAAGGAAAAAAATTCCAGATGGTACAACTTGCAAAGAGCTTTTAGTCCCTGTATTTAAGAAAGGAGAAAATATTTACGAAAAGCCTCAAATTAACCATATTAAGGAGTTTGTTCAACAAGAGCTTAAAACACTACACAGAAGTATTAAAAGGTTTGCAAACCCTCACCAATACCCTGTAGGTCTAGAAAAATCTCTATTCGACCTTAAAAACGAACTCATTTTGAAATTCAGAGGTAATGCCTAG
- a CDS encoding RNA polymerase sigma factor, whose translation MNTLSIEELVEHAKKGDNTAFNKLVKLWYTRIYNYSFKFFGEHDLAMEVTQKTFISLHHHLEKLRDAQFFKAWIYQIATNYCKEEVRKQKRKWVLPFVSFKKQVDEEIFTDIKTSEKGPEHLIEEAEINKLVIKALKKLPEEQRTVVIMKEYECLKFKEIAEILQLSENTVKSRMYYGLKHLKEIFDKWNIKKENFYYEL comes from the coding sequence GTGAATACATTATCCATCGAGGAATTGGTAGAACATGCAAAAAAAGGAGATAATACAGCTTTTAATAAGTTGGTGAAACTGTGGTATACAAGAATTTACAACTATTCTTTCAAGTTTTTTGGAGAGCACGATCTAGCAATGGAAGTAACCCAAAAAACATTTATTTCACTTCATCATCATTTAGAAAAACTAAGAGATGCTCAATTTTTTAAAGCCTGGATTTACCAAATTGCTACAAACTATTGCAAAGAAGAAGTTAGAAAGCAAAAAAGAAAATGGGTTTTACCTTTTGTAAGCTTTAAAAAGCAAGTTGATGAAGAGATTTTTACTGATATAAAAACTAGTGAAAAGGGGCCTGAACATCTGATTGAAGAAGCAGAAATAAATAAGTTAGTAATAAAGGCACTAAAAAAATTACCCGAAGAGCAGCGGACAGTGGTAATTATGAAAGAATATGAATGCCTCAAATTTAAAGAGATTGCCGAAATCCTTCAATTGTCTGAAAATACAGTGAAATCCAGAATGTATTATGGGCTAAAGCACTTAAAAGAAATTTTTGATAAATGGAATATTAAAAAAGAAAATTTTTACTATGAACTCTAA
- a CDS encoding DNA translocase FtsK → MATKRNSYRRNSNKRQKGSSTSREKTKRAKSESSSTGFNFDLSFLEDKRFKTSAGLLLLVFSLFLFLSLVSYIFTGQADQSVIESTGFGEFIISGKEVRNWLGLAGAALSHLFIYEWFGIASILIVPPLFAYGYEIVFHKNLIPVGKTFKIVIFFMFWISLLLGYIVQKSAEPGSLNFLCGGIGLRAAEVFDSLVGWGTMFFLIFSMGVFIIYFLRKEMFTNMQAATESFRERTSSILNRGQDDEDFEDDEEEEDQPQKSTAVSKSNDIEITIEEDDDEEEEFPRPSRNLSVKRRRELPQSNEVTEEEDENIVPSGKTLPLSVQPSQIEAPKEDKNQQEPSFSVEDTTKFNEKTVDSSNKKPGEQLAIEDLDLFDPTLDLSHYEYPHLDLLNPTSTGKVKVTTEELQSNKDKIVETLSNFKISISSIRATIGPTVTLYEIVPEAGIKISRIKNLEDDIALSLAALGIRIIAPIPGKGTIGIEVPNKNREMVGIRSVLSTEKFMNSSKELPIALGKTISNEVFVTDLAKMPHLLMAGATGQGKSVGLNVILASLIFKKHPAELKFVLVDPKKVELTLFNTIEQHFLAALPNEDESIVTDTRKVVNVLNSLCVEMDMRYNLLKDAGCRNIKEYNKKFRNRRLNPEKGHKFLPYIVLVIDELADLMMTAGKEVELPIARLAQLARAIGIHLIIATQRPSVDVITGIIKANFPARLSFKVSSKIDSRTILDTGGADQLVGMGDMLLSNSSDIIRLQCAFVDTEEVENICSFVGNQQGYSTAYLLPEVETEDKDPTKVDLKNRDALFNDAARLIVAHQQGSTSLVQRKLSLGYNRAGRIIDQLEAAGIVGPFEGSKARQVMVVNLEELELILRSLDQ, encoded by the coding sequence ATGGCGACCAAAAGAAACTCCTACAGAAGAAATAGCAACAAACGACAAAAGGGAAGTAGTACAAGCAGGGAAAAAACTAAAAGAGCAAAATCGGAATCCTCTTCTACGGGTTTTAATTTTGATCTCAGTTTTTTAGAAGATAAAAGATTTAAAACCAGTGCAGGTCTTTTGTTATTGGTGTTTTCATTATTCCTTTTTCTCTCTCTTGTATCATACATCTTTACAGGTCAGGCAGATCAAAGTGTAATTGAATCTACTGGCTTTGGCGAATTTATAATTTCTGGTAAAGAAGTTCGAAACTGGCTTGGGCTTGCCGGAGCAGCTTTATCACATTTATTTATATATGAATGGTTTGGTATTGCATCGATTCTAATTGTACCTCCCCTATTCGCATATGGATATGAAATTGTATTTCATAAAAACCTAATTCCAGTTGGCAAGACATTCAAAATAGTAATATTTTTTATGTTCTGGATCAGCTTGTTGTTGGGGTATATTGTTCAAAAATCTGCCGAACCTGGCTCACTTAACTTCCTTTGTGGTGGTATTGGTTTAAGAGCAGCCGAAGTATTCGATAGCTTAGTAGGTTGGGGAACTATGTTTTTTCTTATCTTTTCTATGGGTGTATTCATTATTTACTTCCTCAGAAAAGAGATGTTTACCAACATGCAGGCTGCAACTGAAAGCTTTAGAGAAAGAACTTCTTCTATTCTCAACAGAGGTCAGGATGACGAAGATTTCGAAGATGATGAGGAAGAAGAAGATCAACCTCAAAAATCAACAGCTGTTTCTAAGTCTAATGATATAGAAATAACAATTGAAGAAGACGATGATGAGGAAGAAGAGTTTCCAAGACCGAGCAGAAACTTATCTGTAAAAAGAAGAAGAGAGCTTCCTCAAAGTAATGAAGTAACAGAAGAAGAGGATGAAAATATTGTTCCAAGTGGAAAAACGTTACCACTTTCTGTACAACCATCTCAAATAGAAGCTCCCAAAGAAGATAAGAATCAACAAGAGCCATCTTTTAGTGTAGAAGATACGACTAAGTTTAATGAGAAAACTGTCGATTCTTCAAATAAGAAACCTGGTGAACAACTTGCAATCGAAGACCTCGATTTGTTTGATCCTACACTTGATTTATCTCATTACGAATACCCACATCTAGATTTACTAAACCCGACAAGCACTGGTAAAGTAAAAGTTACAACTGAAGAATTACAGTCTAACAAAGATAAAATTGTTGAAACACTCAGCAATTTTAAAATTAGCATTTCTTCCATTAGAGCTACAATTGGCCCTACTGTAACCTTGTATGAGATTGTTCCTGAAGCAGGTATTAAGATTTCGAGAATTAAAAACCTTGAAGATGATATCGCTCTAAGTCTTGCAGCACTTGGCATAAGAATTATTGCTCCAATTCCAGGAAAAGGTACAATTGGTATTGAGGTACCAAATAAAAATAGAGAAATGGTAGGTATACGCTCTGTACTTTCTACAGAGAAGTTTATGAATAGCAGTAAGGAACTTCCGATTGCTCTTGGTAAAACCATTTCGAACGAAGTTTTTGTAACAGATTTAGCTAAAATGCCTCACTTACTTATGGCTGGTGCAACTGGTCAAGGTAAATCTGTAGGCCTTAATGTTATTTTAGCTTCACTCATATTTAAAAAGCACCCTGCCGAACTAAAATTTGTTTTGGTAGACCCTAAAAAAGTAGAACTTACGCTCTTTAATACAATTGAGCAACATTTTCTGGCAGCTTTGCCAAACGAAGACGAGTCTATTGTAACTGATACACGTAAAGTAGTAAATGTATTAAATTCTTTATGTGTTGAAATGGATATGAGATACAACTTGTTAAAAGATGCAGGTTGTAGAAATATTAAAGAATACAATAAGAAATTTAGAAACAGACGACTTAATCCAGAGAAAGGGCATAAATTTTTACCATACATCGTGTTGGTAATTGATGAGTTAGCAGATTTGATGATGACAGCCGGTAAAGAGGTAGAATTACCTATTGCCAGATTAGCTCAATTGGCACGTGCAATCGGAATTCATTTAATAATTGCAACTCAAAGACCATCTGTTGATGTTATTACTGGTATAATAAAAGCCAACTTTCCGGCGAGGTTATCTTTTAAGGTATCATCTAAAATAGATTCAAGAACTATTCTTGATACAGGTGGAGCAGATCAACTTGTTGGTATGGGAGATATGCTTTTATCAAATAGTTCTGATATTATCAGATTACAATGTGCCTTTGTAGATACCGAAGAAGTAGAAAATATTTGTAGCTTTGTCGGTAATCAACAAGGTTATAGCACAGCATATCTGCTACCAGAGGTTGAAACAGAAGACAAAGATCCTACAAAAGTAGACCTCAAAAACAGAGATGCATTGTTTAATGATGCTGCCCGATTGATAGTTGCACATCAGCAAGGAAGTACTTCTTTAGTGCAAAGAAAGCTTAGCTTGGGTTACAATAGGGCAGGTAGAATTATAGATCAATTAGAAGCTGCTGGCATTGTTGGTCCTTTTGAAGGTAGCAAAGCAAGGCAGGTTATGGTTGTAAATTTGGAAGAATTAGAATTAATTCTGAGAAGTCTAGACCAATAA
- a CDS encoding TonB-dependent receptor, with protein MIRSLQVLLIAVCLSFLQMEAFSQGTTSSRMTGTVVAEEGPLPGATVLATHTPTGSRFGTVTNSEGIFTINNMSVGGPYTVQINFVGYQEIKKEGIYLTLGQTYQLSVELSESAQQLDEIEVLAAPGDVFDGNKTGAETFVSKKTISEIPTVERGLNDYTRLTPQANVSSSAATNEGAISFAGVNNRFNAIFIDGAVNNDVFGLANSGTNGGQAGISPISPDAIEQIQVVLAPYDVTLGGFAGGGINAVTRSGTNEFEGSVYYYFRNQNLSGKTPTDDPDATREKLADFNVKTYGARLGGPIIKNKLFFFTNVEFQRNEEPKPFISGNYVGNSSVAEIEELANFVRNTYNYEPGGFLNNAETTDGTKILAKLDWNINDSHKLSVRHSYVKGDTKIFPRPNNTSVIFENVGYIFPSTTNSFAAELKSSFGSNASNSLIFGVTTVRDDRDVLGDPFPQIILDDGNGASITIGTDNFSYSNIVNQDVFTLTNNFNLYKGKHTFTFGTHNEFFKIQNLFTIFSTPRYQYFFNGRERFMNGDDADLVLFGHEQLAEGQDEIRLGDAATNLGPTFKALQMAFYAQDEIQFTEHFKLTAGIRVDVPIFLEDPPLINTDFNENTVPLIEEYYDLKGARASNTPNTQLLWSPRVGFNWDVSHDKSTQLRGGIGIFSSRVPWVWPGGMYIRNGLNSNFVVSGGVPVLGTPEEWKANLYSPTSPAGDVDLFIEDFKYPQVFRSSIAVDQKLPAGLVGSVEFLYTKTMNNIDVKSVNVKPAIGTLEGADNRPIFDYTDAVDGTYENITLVDNTNEGYTWNFTASIMKPFENGLTASLAYSYTRAESLFDGTGFINDENWESIQSVNGKNNASLSRSFFDVGSRVIGFVSYKKEYLDHFATTISLFYNGQSGQPYSYVYNDEGTLTNESNGGSATNLVYVPENQGEILLIDQVVDGNVVKTAAQQWAELDAFIANDEYLSSRRGDYAERNMSRTPFENIIDLKILQDFYITGGNGMKHTLQVSFDIFNFTNLINKNWGRRYFVSDNQYQLINFEGFVGDTEQPSFTFNDPGTPYDIIQSGIYSARWSAQLGLRYSF; from the coding sequence ATGATTAGAAGTTTACAAGTTCTGTTAATTGCAGTTTGCTTGTCATTTTTACAGATGGAAGCATTCTCGCAGGGAACTACATCATCCAGAATGACTGGAACTGTCGTTGCTGAAGAAGGCCCCTTACCTGGTGCAACTGTTTTAGCAACGCATACTCCAACAGGTTCTAGATTTGGAACTGTTACCAACTCAGAAGGTATTTTCACTATCAACAATATGAGTGTAGGTGGGCCATATACCGTACAGATAAACTTTGTTGGTTACCAAGAAATAAAGAAAGAAGGAATTTATCTTACTCTAGGTCAAACTTACCAGTTAAGTGTTGAGCTTTCAGAATCTGCTCAACAACTTGATGAAATAGAAGTTTTAGCAGCTCCTGGCGATGTGTTTGATGGAAACAAAACTGGTGCTGAAACATTTGTAAGTAAGAAAACGATCAGTGAAATCCCAACAGTAGAGCGAGGTCTTAACGATTATACTCGTCTTACTCCTCAAGCTAATGTTTCTAGCTCTGCTGCAACAAACGAAGGTGCTATCTCTTTTGCAGGTGTAAATAACCGTTTTAATGCAATCTTTATAGATGGAGCTGTAAATAATGACGTATTTGGTTTGGCTAACTCAGGTACTAATGGTGGTCAGGCTGGTATTTCTCCAATTAGCCCAGATGCAATTGAGCAGATACAAGTTGTACTTGCTCCTTACGATGTTACATTAGGTGGTTTTGCTGGTGGTGGTATTAATGCGGTAACTCGTAGTGGTACAAATGAATTTGAAGGTTCTGTATACTATTATTTTAGAAATCAGAATTTATCTGGAAAAACTCCTACTGATGACCCAGATGCTACTAGAGAAAAACTAGCAGATTTTAATGTAAAAACATATGGTGCTAGACTTGGCGGGCCAATTATTAAAAACAAACTCTTCTTCTTTACTAATGTTGAGTTCCAAAGAAATGAAGAGCCAAAGCCGTTTATATCTGGTAATTATGTAGGTAATTCTTCAGTTGCAGAAATTGAAGAGTTAGCAAATTTTGTTAGAAATACATATAACTACGAGCCAGGTGGTTTCTTAAATAATGCAGAAACTACAGATGGAACTAAGATTTTGGCTAAGTTAGACTGGAATATTAACGATAGCCACAAACTTTCTGTAAGACATAGTTATGTAAAAGGTGATACTAAAATCTTCCCTCGTCCAAATAATACCAGTGTTATTTTTGAAAATGTTGGTTACATCTTCCCTTCAACTACGAACTCTTTTGCTGCTGAATTAAAAAGCTCATTTGGTAGTAATGCATCAAACAGCTTAATATTTGGTGTAACTACAGTAAGAGACGATAGAGATGTGTTGGGTGATCCTTTCCCTCAAATTATTTTAGATGATGGTAATGGTGCTTCAATTACAATTGGTACAGATAACTTCTCATATTCTAATATTGTAAATCAAGATGTTTTCACTTTAACAAATAACTTCAACCTATACAAAGGAAAGCACACATTTACATTCGGTACTCACAACGAGTTCTTTAAAATTCAAAACCTTTTCACTATCTTCTCAACTCCTCGTTACCAGTATTTCTTTAATGGTAGAGAAAGATTTATGAATGGTGATGATGCAGATTTAGTGCTTTTTGGACATGAGCAATTAGCCGAAGGTCAAGACGAAATTAGACTAGGCGATGCTGCTACAAACCTTGGTCCTACATTTAAGGCATTACAAATGGCATTCTATGCACAAGATGAGATTCAGTTTACTGAGCATTTTAAACTAACTGCTGGTATTAGAGTAGACGTTCCTATCTTCCTCGAAGATCCTCCATTAATTAATACAGATTTTAATGAAAATACAGTGCCTCTTATCGAAGAATACTACGATCTTAAAGGTGCAAGAGCAAGTAACACTCCGAATACTCAATTACTTTGGAGCCCAAGAGTTGGTTTTAACTGGGATGTTAGCCACGACAAATCAACTCAATTAAGAGGTGGTATTGGTATCTTCTCTAGCCGTGTGCCTTGGGTTTGGCCAGGAGGTATGTACATCAGAAATGGTCTAAACAGTAACTTTGTTGTAAGTGGCGGTGTACCAGTTTTAGGAACTCCAGAAGAATGGAAAGCAAACTTATATTCTCCTACTAGCCCTGCTGGTGATGTGGATTTATTTATTGAAGACTTTAAATATCCTCAAGTATTCCGTTCAAGTATCGCAGTTGATCAAAAATTACCTGCTGGTTTAGTTGGTAGTGTGGAATTCCTTTACACTAAAACAATGAATAACATTGATGTAAAAAGTGTAAACGTAAAACCAGCAATTGGTACTTTAGAGGGAGCAGATAATAGACCTATATTTGATTATACAGATGCGGTAGATGGTACTTACGAAAACATTACCCTTGTTGACAACACAAACGAGGGGTATACATGGAATTTTACTGCTTCTATCATGAAGCCTTTCGAAAATGGATTAACAGCTAGTTTAGCATATTCATACACAAGAGCAGAGTCTTTATTTGATGGTACTGGTTTTATTAATGACGAAAACTGGGAAAGTATTCAAAGTGTAAATGGTAAAAATAATGCGTCACTTTCAAGATCATTCTTTGATGTAGGCTCAAGGGTAATTGGTTTTGTCTCTTACAAAAAAGAGTATTTAGATCATTTTGCAACTACTATTTCACTTTTCTATAATGGTCAGTCTGGTCAGCCTTATTCTTATGTATATAATGATGAAGGAACATTAACTAATGAGTCTAATGGTGGTTCTGCTACTAACTTAGTTTATGTTCCTGAAAATCAAGGCGAAATTTTATTAATAGACCAAGTTGTTGATGGTAATGTAGTAAAAACTGCAGCACAACAATGGGCAGAATTAGATGCTTTTATTGCTAATGATGAATACCTAAGCAGTAGAAGAGGAGATTACGCTGAAAGAAATATGTCTAGAACTCCATTCGAAAATATCATAGATTTAAAAATTTTACAAGATTTTTACATTACAGGAGGCAATGGAATGAAGCATACCTTGCAAGTTTCGTTTGATATATTTAACTTCACGAACCTTATCAATAAAAACTGGGGAAGAAGGTATTTTGTAAGTGACAATCAGTACCAACTGATTAACTTTGAAGGATTTGTGGGAGATACAGAACAACCTTCATTTACATTCAACGACCCAGGTACACCTTATGACATTATCCAATCAGGTATATACAGTGCAAGATGGTCTGCACAGCTTGGTTTAAGATATAGTTTTTAA
- a CDS encoding T9SS type A sorting domain-containing protein: MKQALLLIFFFTSFNLSFSQINSIYRISSIGHIYSNDSVNISSFSGAAMETSFASSEVSVSPFQVTNSASEITALQDQTEKDKYQVYPNPFSEKLFIESPSNNSVLELYTNTGILILSQNILKDENLFKVSNLKNGIYLIKILDQQGIVIKSQKLIKN, encoded by the coding sequence ATGAAACAAGCTCTGCTACTTATTTTCTTCTTTACCTCATTCAATTTAAGTTTTTCACAAATTAATAGTATCTATAGGATTTCTTCTATTGGTCATATCTACTCAAATGATTCAGTAAATATTTCATCCTTTTCTGGAGCTGCTATGGAAACTTCTTTTGCTTCTAGTGAAGTAAGTGTTTCTCCTTTTCAGGTAACCAATAGTGCTAGTGAGATAACAGCATTACAAGATCAGACTGAAAAAGACAAATATCAAGTATATCCAAATCCCTTTTCAGAAAAACTATTTATCGAATCTCCAAGTAATAATTCGGTTTTAGAATTATATACTAATACAGGTATTTTAATACTAAGTCAAAACATTTTGAAAGATGAAAACCTATTTAAAGTTTCTAATTTAAAAAATGGAATTTATCTCATTAAGATTCTTGATCAACAAGGAATTGTTATAAAATCACAAAAGCTAATTAAAAATTAA
- a CDS encoding LolA family protein: protein MKHKIQIIIALAVFFCSANLMAQYDPKAKSILDAMSEKYKLIPAFKANFSYKIESTDDDVSENVKGNIIVKKNKYKINLGSQAVYNNEENVWVYLKETNEVTISEYEPDPEDLSPTEIPNMYKEGFKYRFVEEKKIDGDTYEVVELNPEDTELGYFKIELTIHKQNKTLNSWKFFYKNGRQYTYFINDFQPDNKISDNAFVFNVADYPGVDVVDLR, encoded by the coding sequence ATGAAGCACAAAATTCAAATAATAATTGCTTTAGCTGTATTTTTTTGCAGCGCAAACTTAATGGCACAATACGATCCAAAAGCAAAAAGCATTCTTGATGCAATGAGTGAGAAATACAAACTCATTCCTGCTTTTAAAGCCAACTTCAGTTACAAAATAGAAAGTACCGATGATGATGTATCTGAAAATGTAAAAGGCAACATCATTGTGAAAAAAAACAAGTATAAAATTAACCTTGGTTCACAAGCAGTTTATAACAACGAAGAGAATGTTTGGGTGTATTTGAAAGAAACCAATGAGGTTACTATTTCAGAATATGAGCCAGATCCAGAAGACTTATCTCCTACTGAAATTCCAAATATGTATAAAGAAGGTTTCAAATACAGATTTGTAGAAGAAAAGAAAATCGACGGAGATACTTATGAAGTAGTAGAGTTAAATCCTGAAGATACTGAGTTAGGTTATTTTAAAATTGAGCTTACAATTCATAAGCAAAACAAAACCTTAAACAGTTGGAAGTTTTTCTATAAAAATGGAAGACAGTACACTTATTTCATCAACGATTTTCAACCAGATAACAAAATTAGCGACAATGCATTTGTCTTTAATGTAGCAGATTATCCTGGAGTAGATGTAGTAGATTTGAGATAA
- a CDS encoding anti-sigma factor family protein, translating into MNSNIDKSTIIDYLYGEMNEDEKLQFEQQFDKDPALKAEVNAMLETRNFLNKASVQEPTEPLILNVLSSFNNQSKDAFWRKWASVAAALLVILVAAAWWNLEIEMGDGELRISFNKNYNKVQQAEIKKQKDALEEEIAKQKDLMNRALKERVAQLEDSLYLGYTNIKSEFQELVSQQNVQVQNQQRLYLTPEEVEKLMWKINEENFKNTTLLISKTSEGQQKYNEELIREFAEFVEEKRKSDLQLVSYALNKLKTDTQAQQEETNIILAKLINEWNKESETKNFNKK; encoded by the coding sequence ATGAACTCTAATATAGATAAATCAACCATAATCGATTATCTCTATGGAGAGATGAACGAAGATGAAAAATTGCAGTTTGAACAACAGTTTGATAAAGATCCGGCGCTTAAAGCAGAGGTAAATGCCATGCTTGAAACTAGAAATTTTCTTAATAAGGCATCTGTTCAAGAACCTACAGAACCATTAATCCTAAATGTTTTAAGTAGTTTTAATAACCAATCTAAAGATGCTTTCTGGCGGAAATGGGCAAGTGTTGCTGCTGCTCTTCTAGTTATACTTGTTGCAGCAGCTTGGTGGAATTTAGAGATTGAAATGGGAGATGGAGAGCTACGCATCAGCTTCAATAAAAATTATAACAAGGTGCAGCAAGCTGAGATTAAAAAGCAGAAAGATGCACTAGAGGAGGAAATTGCAAAACAAAAAGATTTAATGAATCGGGCTTTAAAAGAACGAGTGGCTCAATTAGAAGATAGTCTTTATTTAGGCTATACAAATATTAAAAGTGAGTTTCAAGAACTTGTGAGCCAGCAAAATGTACAGGTGCAAAATCAGCAAAGACTGTATCTAACACCTGAAGAAGTAGAAAAACTCATGTGGAAAATTAATGAAGAGAACTTCAAAAATACCACATTGTTAATCTCAAAAACTTCTGAAGGCCAACAGAAATATAATGAAGAGCTTATAAGGGAATTTGCAGAGTTTGTTGAAGAAAAAAGAAAAAGCGATCTGCAATTGGTAAGCTATGCTTTAAACAAGCTAAAAACTGATACACAGGCTCAACAAGAAGAGACAAATATCATATTAGCCAAGCTAATTAATGAATGGAACAAAGAAAGTGAAACTAAAAATTTTAATAAAAAATAA